The Desulfobulbus propionicus DSM 2032 DNA segment GAACTCTTTCCACGAAGGATCGTCAAAGGCATGGGCGATGGTGAAAATGTCCTTGTCACCGCGGCCGGACATGTTGATGATGATTGCCTGATCAGGACGCATGGCCGGTGCCTCCTTGATGGCTTGGACAAAGGCATGCGAAGATTCCATGGCCGGAATAATGCCCTCGATACGCATGGTCAGACTGAGGGCATCGATTACTTCTTGATCGGTGGCCGATGCAAACCGTACCCTCCCCTTTTCACCAAGATCTGCCAATATAGGTGAAATACCCACATAATCAAGTCCTGCGGCGATGGAATGGGTGTCGCGCATCTGCCCCTCGGGACTCTGGAGAAACATGGTCTTGTACCCTTGAGCCACCCCTGGGCTGGCATCGCTGCCCGCGACCATGCGCGCGGCATGCTTGCCGGTGGCTATGCCTTGCCCTCCGGCCTCGACCCCTACCAGTTCCACACCCGGTTCAGCAAGAAACCCCTGGAAGATACCCATGGCATTTGAACCGCCGCCCACACAGGCGTAAACGCGATCCGGCAGGCGACCATGCTGGGCCAGAATTTGTCGATGAGCTTCCTGGCCAATGATCGACTGAAACCAGGCCACCATCTCCGGGAAAGGATGCGGCCCGCAGACCGTGCCGATGACGTAATGGGTGTCATCCATGGAGGTGACCCAATCACGAAAGGCCTCGTTCATGGCGTCCTTGAGGGTGCGGGAACCATCGACGACCGGCACCACGGTGGCGCCAAGCTTTTCCATCCAGAAGACATTCGGCCTTTGGCGGGCAACATCCTCCTCTCCCATATAGATCGTGCACGAAAAACCGAACTTGGCCGCCATGGTGGCCGTGGCCATCCCGTGTTGCCCGGCGCCTGTTTCGGCAATGACCCGCTTCTTGCCCATGCGCTTGACCAAAAGCCCCTGCCCCATGACGTTGTTGGCTTTGTGGGCTCCGGTATGATTGAGATCCTCACGCTTGATATAGATCTTCGCACCGCCGAGATGACGGGTTAGATTCTCGGCGAAGGTCAAAGGAGTTGGTCGGCAGGAATAATTGCTCATCAACTCCACATATTCTTGCCAAAACAACGCATCGTTCCGGGCAGCTTCGTAGGCTCGGTTGAGATCGGCAAAGGTTGCCTGAAGGACTTCCGGGATGAAAGCCCCGCCCCACTGTCCATAATATCCTATTTTCATTATATTTGTTTCCACTTAATAATACTCTTGCGCCGTGATGAAGGCGTAACGTTGTCTTCCCTGTTTTCAAGAAGAACGGTCGTGTTGTAGCACGTAGCCCCCTTGTCTTCAGCTCTTTTCTCGGATTGGCAAACGAATTCTTCAAAACGAATGCCGTCGGCAGGCAAGAGCGAAATCTTCGGGATAGTGACCAAGAATGTATCGGCCTTGAGCTTCGCTGAAGGCACCCATCGACCAGGGCAGCTTGGGCAAGAAAGCATACAGAAGGCGCTGACCGTTCTCGACGCCGAACCGCTTACTGTATTCAATGGAGGTGACCATCGTTGCCCCGAGTCGAGCCAATATCTGTTGGGCCTTGAGGATCCCCCTGTCGA contains these protein-coding regions:
- the trpB gene encoding tryptophan synthase subunit beta; this translates as MKIGYYGQWGGAFIPEVLQATFADLNRAYEAARNDALFWQEYVELMSNYSCRPTPLTFAENLTRHLGGAKIYIKREDLNHTGAHKANNVMGQGLLVKRMGKKRVIAETGAGQHGMATATMAAKFGFSCTIYMGEEDVARQRPNVFWMEKLGATVVPVVDGSRTLKDAMNEAFRDWVTSMDDTHYVIGTVCGPHPFPEMVAWFQSIIGQEAHRQILAQHGRLPDRVYACVGGGSNAMGIFQGFLAEPGVELVGVEAGGQGIATGKHAARMVAGSDASPGVAQGYKTMFLQSPEGQMRDTHSIAAGLDYVGISPILADLGEKGRVRFASATDQEVIDALSLTMRIEGIIPAMESSHAFVQAIKEAPAMRPDQAIIINMSGRGDKDIFTIAHAFDDPSWKEFIVKRAEAYK